GCAAAGAGAACAAAGAGAATAGTAATCATATGGTCTAAAGGACAAGCtacaaaaatgacattttgacCACACAGGCCTCAACTTAGCAGTTCTTGAAGACCggatcacaaaaattataatccaAAACAAGCTCTCCTCAAAATGGGTAccaaatcaatgaaaatggTACACTCAAGCTGCACCAGCTCCGGCCTTGCCCTTCTTCCTCTGGATCTTCTTCATGTAGAATTCCAGCTCTTTTCCCTCCAGAATATACCTGAAGTAGGGTGTAATTGGATTAAGgtttgaagaatgaagaaacaaaatgcATATATAAATCAACCATGTAAACATAATGTACTTCTGACAAAAAAATCTATAGAACATAATGCACTTACCCATCAGCTCTGCCACATTGACCAGGTCGGGAAGAAATGCAGGCCAACAACCTACCAGATCCAAATTGTTCTTCAATATGTGCGTCAAGTTGACGGTCCTTCTGACGCTTCTCAAGCTTCCTCAAAACATGAGCACTCTTCTTTGCTTCCTCAGCAGGCGCGGCTTCACCCTCCTGTCATTTTACCAATTCATGAAACCATCACACATCTATAAAGAGATAAATGAGCTCCtgaatttgaacaaaaatgacTGCTCCCCCCAGATCATCTTGTATAAAAATGTTCAAGCAATAAAGCCTTCCAATTTGAATATAGGAAAGAATAAGATCTCGTATTACCTCTGTAGCTTCCTTCTTAGCTGCTGctgccttcttcttcctacCAATATCGACACCATAATGCTGGAGGTACCACTGCTTAAATG
This region of Eucalyptus grandis isolate ANBG69807.140 chromosome 8, ASM1654582v1, whole genome shotgun sequence genomic DNA includes:
- the LOC104456506 gene encoding 40S ribosomal protein S8, whose protein sequence is MGISRDSMHKRRATGGKKKAWRKKRKYELGRQPANTKLSSNKTVRRIRVRGGNVKWRALRLDTGNYSWGSEAVTRKTRILDVVYNSSNNELVRTQTLVKSAIVQVDAAPFKQWYLQHYGVDIGRKKKAAAAKKEATEEGEAAPAEEAKKSAHVLRKLEKRQKDRQLDAHIEEQFGSGRLLACISSRPGQCGRADGYILEGKELEFYMKKIQRKKGKAGAGAA